In one Ochotona princeps isolate mOchPri1 chromosome 16, mOchPri1.hap1, whole genome shotgun sequence genomic region, the following are encoded:
- the IRX3 gene encoding iroquois-class homeodomain protein IRX-3 isoform X1 → MSFPQLGYQYIRPLYPPERPGAAAAAAAAGGGSGGGGGGGGAGARGGPSAGASELAASGSLSNVLSSVYGAPYAAAAAAAAAAQGYGAFLPYATELPIFPQLGAQYELKDSPGVQHPAAAAAFPHPHPAFYPYGQYQFGDPSRPKNATRESTSTLKAWLNEHRKNPYPTKGEKIMLAIITKMTLTQVSTWFANARRRLKKENKMTWAPRSRTDEEGNAYGSEREEEDEEEDEEDSKRELELEEEELGGEEEDTGGEGLAEDDEDEEIDLENLDGASAGPELALAGAARRDGDLGLGPISDSKNSDSEDGSEGLEDRPLAVLSLAPAPPLVATAPPSPPLPHSGLDSCAPAPAPASALQKPKIWSLAETATSPDNPRRSPPGAGGSPPGAAVAPPALQLSPAAAAAAAHRLVSAPLGKFPAWTNRPFPGPPPGPRPHPLSLLGSGPPHLLGLPGAAGHPAAAAAFARPTEPEGGTDRSSALEVEKKLLKTAFQPVPRRPQNHLDAALVLSALSSS, encoded by the exons ATGTCCTTCCCTCAGCTCGGATACCAGTACATCCGCCCGCTCTACCCGCCCGAGCGCCCGGgagctgccgctgccgctgccgcgGCCGGCGGCGGCAGtggtggcggcggtggcggcggcggcgcgggggcCCGGGGTGGCCCGAGCGCCGGAGCCTCGGAACTGGCCGCCTCCGGCTCCCTCTCCAACGTGCTCTCGTCCGTGTATGGAGCGCCCTACGCCGCGGCCGCTGCGGCGGCAGCCGCCGCCCAAGGCTACGGCGCCTTCCTGCCCTACGCTACGGAGCTGCCCATCTTCCCGCAACTG GGCGCGCAGTACGAGCTGAAGGACAGTCCCGGAGTGCAACACCCGGCCGCAGCCGCCGCGTTTCCGCACCCGCACCCCGCCTTCTACCCGTACGGCCAGTATCAGTTCGGGGACCCGTCCCGTCCCAAGAACGCCACCCGGGAGAGCACCAGCACGCTCAAGGCCTGGCTCAACGAGCACCGCAAGAACCCCTACCCCACCAAGGGCGAGAAGATCATGCTGGCCATCATCACCAAGATGACCCTCACCCAGGTGTCCACCTGGTTCGCCAACGCGCGCCGGCGCCTCAAGAAGGAGAACAAGATGACGTGGGCGCCCCGCAGTCGCACGGACGAGGAGGGCAACGCGTACGGGAGCGAGCGCgaagaggaggacgaggaggaggacgaggaagACAGCAAACGcgagctggagctggaggaggaggagctcgggggggaggaggaggacacGGGGGGCGAGGGCCTGGCGGAGGACGACGAAGACGAGGAGATCGACTTGGAGAACTTGGACGGCGCGTCGGCCGGGCCTGAGTTGGCCCTGGCTGGGGCTGCGCGCAGGGACGGCGATCTCGGCCTGGGGCCCATTTCGGATTCCAAAAACAGCGACTCGGAAGACGGCTCCGAGGGTCTGGAGGACCGGCCCCTAGCGGTTCTGAGTCTGGCCCCGGCGCCGCCGCTGGTGGCCACGGCTCCGCCGTCCCCACCCTTGCCCCACTCCGGCCTGGACTCCTGCGCTCCGGCTCCGGCGCCTGCCTCCGCCCTGCAGAAGCCCAAGATCTGGTCCCTGGCCGAGACCGCCACAAGTCCGGACAACCCGCGCCGCTCGCCTCCCGGCGCTGGAGGTTCTCCCCCTGGCGCAGCCGTCGCACCCCCGGCCCTTCAGCTCTCCCCGGCGGCCGCTGCGGCGGCAGCGCACAGACTGGTCTCGGCGCCGCTGGGCAAATTCCCTGCTTGGACCAACAGACCGTTCCCGGGCCCGCCGCCTGGTCCACGCCCGCACCCGCTCTCCTTGCTCGGTTCGGGTCCTCCGCACCTGCTGGGACTTCCTGGAGCCGCGGGCCACCCGGCCGCCGCCGCAGCTTTCGCTCGACCCACGGAACCCGAAGGCGGAACAG ATCGCAGTAGTGCCTTGGAAGTGGAGAAGAAGTTACTTAAGACAGCTTTCCAGCCCGTGCCCAGGCG GCCTCAGAACCACTTGGACGCTGCTCTGGTTTTATCggctctctcctcctcctag
- the IRX3 gene encoding iroquois-class homeodomain protein IRX-3 isoform X2 has protein sequence MSFPQLGYQYIRPLYPPERPGAAAAAAAAGGGSGGGGGGGGAGARGGPSAGASELAASGSLSNVLSSVYGAPYAAAAAAAAAAQGYGAFLPYATELPIFPQLGAQYELKDSPGVQHPAAAAAFPHPHPAFYPYGQYQFGDPSRPKNATRESTSTLKAWLNEHRKNPYPTKGEKIMLAIITKMTLTQVSTWFANARRRLKKENKMTWAPRSRTDEEGNAYGSEREEEDEEEDEEDSKRELELEEEELGGEEEDTGGEGLAEDDEDEEIDLENLDGASAGPELALAGAARRDGDLGLGPISDSKNSDSEDGSEGLEDRPLAVLSLAPAPPLVATAPPSPPLPHSGLDSCAPAPAPASALQKPKIWSLAETATSPDNPRRSPPGAGGSPPGAAVAPPALQLSPAAAAAAAHRLVSAPLGKFPAWTNRPFPGPPPGPRPHPLSLLGSGPPHLLGLPGAAGHPAAAAAFARPTEPEGGTGDCRAWGAKEGIAVVPWKWRRSYLRQLSSPCPGGLRTTWTLLWFYRLSPPPSFFFF, from the exons ATGTCCTTCCCTCAGCTCGGATACCAGTACATCCGCCCGCTCTACCCGCCCGAGCGCCCGGgagctgccgctgccgctgccgcgGCCGGCGGCGGCAGtggtggcggcggtggcggcggcggcgcgggggcCCGGGGTGGCCCGAGCGCCGGAGCCTCGGAACTGGCCGCCTCCGGCTCCCTCTCCAACGTGCTCTCGTCCGTGTATGGAGCGCCCTACGCCGCGGCCGCTGCGGCGGCAGCCGCCGCCCAAGGCTACGGCGCCTTCCTGCCCTACGCTACGGAGCTGCCCATCTTCCCGCAACTG GGCGCGCAGTACGAGCTGAAGGACAGTCCCGGAGTGCAACACCCGGCCGCAGCCGCCGCGTTTCCGCACCCGCACCCCGCCTTCTACCCGTACGGCCAGTATCAGTTCGGGGACCCGTCCCGTCCCAAGAACGCCACCCGGGAGAGCACCAGCACGCTCAAGGCCTGGCTCAACGAGCACCGCAAGAACCCCTACCCCACCAAGGGCGAGAAGATCATGCTGGCCATCATCACCAAGATGACCCTCACCCAGGTGTCCACCTGGTTCGCCAACGCGCGCCGGCGCCTCAAGAAGGAGAACAAGATGACGTGGGCGCCCCGCAGTCGCACGGACGAGGAGGGCAACGCGTACGGGAGCGAGCGCgaagaggaggacgaggaggaggacgaggaagACAGCAAACGcgagctggagctggaggaggaggagctcgggggggaggaggaggacacGGGGGGCGAGGGCCTGGCGGAGGACGACGAAGACGAGGAGATCGACTTGGAGAACTTGGACGGCGCGTCGGCCGGGCCTGAGTTGGCCCTGGCTGGGGCTGCGCGCAGGGACGGCGATCTCGGCCTGGGGCCCATTTCGGATTCCAAAAACAGCGACTCGGAAGACGGCTCCGAGGGTCTGGAGGACCGGCCCCTAGCGGTTCTGAGTCTGGCCCCGGCGCCGCCGCTGGTGGCCACGGCTCCGCCGTCCCCACCCTTGCCCCACTCCGGCCTGGACTCCTGCGCTCCGGCTCCGGCGCCTGCCTCCGCCCTGCAGAAGCCCAAGATCTGGTCCCTGGCCGAGACCGCCACAAGTCCGGACAACCCGCGCCGCTCGCCTCCCGGCGCTGGAGGTTCTCCCCCTGGCGCAGCCGTCGCACCCCCGGCCCTTCAGCTCTCCCCGGCGGCCGCTGCGGCGGCAGCGCACAGACTGGTCTCGGCGCCGCTGGGCAAATTCCCTGCTTGGACCAACAGACCGTTCCCGGGCCCGCCGCCTGGTCCACGCCCGCACCCGCTCTCCTTGCTCGGTTCGGGTCCTCCGCACCTGCTGGGACTTCCTGGAGCCGCGGGCCACCCGGCCGCCGCCGCAGCTTTCGCTCGACCCACGGAACCCGAAGGCGGAACAGGTGACTGCAGAGCGTGGGGCGCGAAGGAGGGT ATCGCAGTAGTGCCTTGGAAGTGGAGAAGAAGTTACTTAAGACAGCTTTCCAGCCCGTGCCCAGGCG GCCTCAGAACCACTTGGACGCTGCTCTGGTTTTATCggctctctcctcctcctagttttttttttttttaa